In Gadus chalcogrammus isolate NIFS_2021 chromosome 1, NIFS_Gcha_1.0, whole genome shotgun sequence, one DNA window encodes the following:
- the LOC130386141 gene encoding uncharacterized protein LOC130386141 produces the protein MVEGIHPRPNMMTEVRTTRGEGEERIVDILVCPESLRDQQQDSVGTEESSKSLGTGRSQRPDAVSPPWCPIRAVVVLLGLLSVVLLARLIGLAVQHKKTDYQHVAILE, from the exons ATGGTTGAGGGGATTCACCCCCGACCCAACATGATGACGGAGGTCAGGACCAcacgaggagagggagaggagaggatagtggACATCTTGGTTTGTCCTGAGAGCCTCAGAGATCAACAGCAGGACTCTGTGGGGACAGAGGAGTCCTCCAAGTCTCTGGGAACAGGAAGAAGTCAGCGGCCGGACGCTGTGAGCCCTCCTTGGTGTCCtatcagggctgtggtggtgcttctggGCCTGCTGTCTGTTGTCCTGCTGGCTAGACTGATTGGGTTGGCAGTGCAACACAAGAAGACT GACTACCAACACGTGGCTATCCTGGAATAA
- the LOC130391486 gene encoding natural killer cells antigen CD94-like, with the protein MAEDVIYATPNMKTKVRYTQGEREERIVDIYASLESLRDPQQHSVGTEESSKSLGTGRSQRPDAVSPPWCPIRAVVVLLGLLSVVLLAGLLGLAVKYKTDVEHHFLTIKNLTEQRDSLLCKQCCPDGWRKFGCKCYKATDLYLSWNKSREFCVSHGADLVVVDSKEEMDFINRWYNVYFWLGATDEASEGMWSWVDGTVLSLDDPSWSTGGPQGGGGKNCLRMAREQSQFKWTDESCEYTSIVGLCELNLMK; encoded by the coding sequence ATGGCTGAGGACGTGATTTACGCAACGCCCAACATGAAGACCAAGGTCAGGTatacacaaggagagagagaggagaggatagtggACATCTACGCTAGCCTGGAGAGCCTCAGAGATCCACAGCAGCACTCTGTGGGGACAGAGGAGTCCTCCAAGTCTCTGGGAACAGGAAGAAGTCAGCGGCCGGACGCTGTGAGCCCTCCTTGGTGTCCtatcagggctgtggtggtgcttctggGCCTGCTGTCTGTTGTCCTGCTGGCTGGACTGCTGGGGTTGGCCGTTAAATACAAGACCGACGTGGAGCATCATTTCCTAACGATCAAGAATTTGACAGAACAGAGAGACTCACTGCTTTGTAAACAGTGCTGTCCAGATGGTTGGAGGAAGTTTGGTTGTAAATGTTACAAGGCTACCGACCTGTATCTATCCTGGAATAAGAGCAGGGAGTTCTGTGTTTCCCACGGAGCAgatctggtggtggtggacagtAAAGAGGAGATGGACTTCATTAACAGGTGGTACAACGTGTACTTCTGGCTCGGAGCGACAGATGAGGCCAGTGAAGGGATGTGGAGTTGGGTTGATGGGACCGTCCTGTCACTGGATGACCCCTCCTGGAGTACAGGGGGACCTCAAGGTGGTGGGGGCAAGAACTGCTTAAGGATGGCCAGGGAGCAGAGCCAATTTAAATGGACAGATGAGAGCTGTGAATACACAAGCATTGTGGGGCTTTGTGAACTCAATTTAATGAAGTGA
- the LOC130386152 gene encoding uncharacterized protein LOC130386152 isoform X3, which translates to MKHPCLRDPVSSNGIYGWQNSLKYKVGNFRAKVKHLGLPELNVNCRKIKSAADGPPTKSLKKAKKSEVNYLPPHPQGETDETLEKERVELLYEYKKRDNTKIINEKMVKTFSLRRNDVILNKPAVIDFKARWPAMFELSQIEEEFRRITLKPLQSTFLGKLDQCTPRLLSLYRRKGGAVGKKLDETLDMLNEDNSIESRREAVIRGLILYLGEKTEELIKDYKVFDDDDVGTVQEALTTQVLNIFVVSKARDGDLQKQAGIAIEGAEVLFGIPDVAHACTYLMGLIYALELRYPNKLKYTFEVFQKIFLELEDVNQKVSSKVHDLKVSLHA; encoded by the exons ATGAAACACCCGTGTTTGAGGGACCCAGTGTCATCCAATGGTATATATGGTTGGCAGAACAGCCTGAAATACAAGGTTGGCAATTTCAGAGCAAAGGTGAAACACCTTGGATTACCAGAACTAAATGTAAACTGTCGGAAGATAAAATCAGCTGCAGATGGACCACCAACTAAAAGCTTGAAAAAAGCAAAGAAATCCGAGGTAAACTATCTCCCACCACATCCTCAAGGTGAAACTGATGAAACCCTTGAAAAGGAGAGAGTAGAGCTTCTCTATGAGTACAAGAAGAGAGACAACACCAAAATCATCAATGAAAAGATGGTGAAAACCTTTTCATTACGTCGAAATGATGTAATCCTCAATAAACCCGCTGTGATTGACTTCAAAGCTCGATGGCCTGCCATGTTTGAGCTTTCCCAG ATCGAAGAGGAATTCCGTAGGATCACACTGAAGCCACTACAGTCCACATTCCTGGGGAAGTTGGACCAATGCACGCCCAGACTGTTGAGCCTCTACAGGAGGAAGGGAGGCGCTGTTGGGAAGAAACTTGATGAGACCCTTGACATGTTAAATGAG GACAACAGCATTGAGTCCAGAAGAGAAGCTGTGATCAGAGGCCTCATTCTCTACCTTGGTGAAAAGACGGAGGAGCTAATCAAGGACTACAAG GTTTTTGATGATGACGATGTTGGGACTGTACAAGAGGCCCTTACTACACAAGTCCTCAACATCTTTGTGGTCAGCAAAGCCAGAGATGGAGATCTCCAGAAGCAGGCTGGAATAGCCATCGAGGGAGCAGAGGTCCTTTTTGGTATCCCTGATGTTGCACATGCTTGTACCTACCTGATGGGCCTCATCTACGCCTTGGAACTAAGGTACCCTAACAAACTGAAATACACCTTTGAGGTTTTTCAGAAGATTTTTCTAGAGCTGGAGGATGTCAACCAAAAGGTGTCCTCCAAGGTCCACGATCTGAAGGTCAGTTTACATGCCTAA
- the LOC130386152 gene encoding uncharacterized protein LOC130386152 isoform X1: MGWICKICTYAAPETNELLRHYRLRHDHSEFLPCLHADCPCSFKTWNTLKSHLSRKHPTNKSTPEVICFSCELCSSSFSTEKDFFQHLAVHLRKNQTVHCVFRECDFSTNVFGTFASHRSRKHSAHSSNDFRAQIVHKYIDRSNSTDDIAEAHCSEAYECSRAHDCSGEYEPEELKEEEIELKLGHLLLKLESIYNVPSKCITEVVAELQVLSSVVSGPAIRKSVNSCLRKHNCVLDDLVVSDLVKQLSESNPISTALRSDGPLATTFKRREFFKKTFHVVEPVEYILDKKEGRTLQYVPILQSLSQILSLSDIQEKAFNSSYTSHEGRYESFHDGTHFKENPFLATENITLPLLLYIDDFEVCNPLGTSRKKHKITAVYWVLANIPPQFRATLKSIYLAVLCKATDVKKYGYEAVLEPLLKDLVQLEEEGLFIPALGKKIKGTIVSVVADNLGAHSIGGFVESFSGSHVCRFCLGALSEFQKKEVRAGSFRARTRQEHSLHVQTASENPTLTHCFGVKRQCPLTNKLQHFHVLSGYPPDLLHDLFEGIVPRELALCLNDLIKKKYFTLFQVNDLIRQFPYKWTDKTDSPQPVPLNFATRRSVGGNAHENWCLLRLLPLIIGFKVPESEPAWHLLMDLKDIVELVVSPVHTDETIRHLDIKIAEHRHRYLQVFPEAKLLPKHHFLEHYPQLIKAFGPLAALWTMRFEAKHSFFKRVVRHTSCFRNILLSLAVKHQFMLAYHFHGTDILKPALSVSNLSTVPVDVLKENIQEAVQRKFPGETCVQVTNTVTCYGTCYSVGMILPYGSTGGLPDFVELNLILVMRGQLAFAVKCLHSWYWEHLRAFELESTRQVTILEQQELTDSYPLAAYAFEQRRFVTLKRHIPIQD; encoded by the coding sequence ATGGGATGGATTTGCAAGATCTGTACCTATGCTGCCCCTGAAACAAATGAACTTTTGAGGCACTACAGGTTAAGGCACGACCACAGCGAATTTCTTCCCTGTTTACATGCTGATTGCCCCTGCTCCTTCAAAACATGGAATACCCTCAAATCACATTTGTCAAGGAAACATCCAACTAACAAGTCAACACCAGAAGTGATTTGTTTCAGTTGTGAACTTTGCAGTTCTAGTTTCTCAACTGAGAAGGATTTTTTCCAACATCTTGCAGTTCATCTTAGGAAAAATCAAACTGTGCACTGTGTCTTCAGAGAATGTGATTTTTCTACAAATGTGTTTGGAACCTTTGCATCACACAGATCCCGAAAACACTCAGCACATTCTTCAAATGACTTCCGAGCCCAAATTGTACACAAGTATATAGATCGGTCAAATAGTACAGATGATATTGCTGAAGCACATTGCTCTGAGGCGTACGAGTGTTCAAGAGCACATGACTGTTCAGGAGAATATGAACCTGAAGAattgaaagaagaagaaattgaACTGAAGTTGGGCCACCTTTTATTGAAATTAGAGAGCATTTACAATGTGCCAAGCAAGTGCATTACTGAAGTAGTAGCTGAGCTCCAGGTTTTATCTTCTGTGGTGTCAGGTCCTGCCATAAGAAAAAGTGTAAACTCATGTTTAAGGAAACATAACTGTGTGCTTGATGACTTAGTAGTCTCTGATTTAGTCAAACAGTTGAGTGAGTCAAACCCCATTAGCACAGCTTTAAGATCTGATGGTCCTCTAGCTACAACTTTCAAAAGACGGGAGTTCTTTAAGAAGACATTTCATGTAGTTGAGCCTGTTGAGTACATTCTTGACAAGAAGGAAGGTCGAACCTTGCAATATGTTCCCATTCTTCAGTCTTTGTCACAGATATTAAGCCTGAGTGACATACAGGAGAAAGCTTTCAACTCTTCATACACTTCTCACGAGGGCAGATATGAGTCATTTCATGATGGAACACATTTTAAAGAAAATCCATTTTTAGCCACTGAAAACATAACTCTTCCTCTACTTCTCTACATTGACGATTTCGAGGTGTGCAATCCCCTGGGAACATCCcgcaaaaaacataaaattacTGCAGTGTATTGGGTATTGGCAAATATTCCACCACAGTTTCGTGCTACACTGAAGTCAATTTATTTAGCTGTGCTTTGCAAGGCTACAGATGTGAAGAAGTACGGTTATGAGGCAGTGCTTGAGCCACTTTTAAAAGATCTTGTCCAGTTGGAAGAAGAAGGGCTCTTTATTCCTGCGcttggaaaaaaaattaaaggcaCAATAGTTAGTGTAGTAGCTGACAATTTAGGTGCCCATTCCATTGGTGGCTTTGTGGAAAGTTTTTCTGGATCTCATGTCTGCCGGTTTTGTTTGGGAGCGCTCTCCGAGTTTCAGAAGAAAGAAGTAAGAGCTGGATCCTTCCGAGCAAGAACAAGGCAGGAACATTCTCTTCATGTTCAAACAGCTTCAGAAAATCCCACTCTCACTCATTGCTTCGGTGTGAAAAGGCAGTGTCCCTTAACTAATAAATTAcaacattttcatgttttgtCAGGATATCCACCAGACTTGCTCCATGACCTGTTCGAGGGAATAGTGCCTCGGGAGTTGGCTCTGTGCCTAAATGATCTGATTAAGAAAAAATACTTCACTTTATTTCAAGTCAATGACCTCATCAGACAGTTCCCCTACAAGTGGACTGACAAAACTGACAGCCCACAGCCTGTCCCGCTGAACTTTGCCACCCGAAGGAGTGTGGGAGGAAACGCTCATGAAAACTGGTGCCTGTTGCGCCTGCTTCCTCTCATCATTGGTTTCAAAGTCCCAGAGAGCGAACCAGCATGGCATCTCCTAATGGATCTGAAAGACATCGTTGAACTAGTTGTTTCTCCAGTTCACACAGATGAAACAATTAGACACCTTGACATTAAAATAGCAGAGCACAGGCATAGATACCTTCAGGTTTTTCCAGAGGCAAAACTTCTGCCAAAGCACCATTTTCTAGAGCATTATCCCCAGCTCATCAAGGCCTTTGGACCGCTAGCAGCTCTGTGGACGATGCGCTTCGAAGCTAAGCACAGTTTCTTTAAGCGAGTCGTTCGACATACCAGCTGTTTTCGGAACATTTTACTATCTCTGGCTGTTAAACATCAGTTCATGCTGGCTTACCATTTTCATGGCACAGACATACTGAAACCTGCCCTCAGTGTCTCAAATCTGTCCACAGTGCCTGTGGATGTCCTCAAGGAAAACATACAGGAAGCAGTGCAAAGAAAATTTCCTGGAGAGACGTGTGTTCAGGTGACCAATACTGTGACTTGCTATGGCACCTGTTACTCAGTGGGAATGATCTTGCCCTACGGATCAACTGGAGGGCTTCCAGACTTTGTTGAACTAAATCTAATCCTCGTTATGCGTGGTCAGCTTGCATTTGCTGTCAAGTGTCTTCATTCCTGGTACTGGGAGCACCTTAGGGCATTTGAATTGGAATCCACAAGACAAGTGACAATCCTTGAGCAACAGGAATTAACAGACTCCTACCCTCTTGCAGCATATGCTTTTGAGCAAAGGCGATTTGTCACCTTGAAGCGTCACATTCCCATTCAAGATTAG
- the LOC130386152 gene encoding uncharacterized protein LOC130386152 isoform X2: MGWICKICTYAAPETNELLRHYRLRHDHSEFLPCLHADCPCSFKTWNTLKSHLSRKHPTNKSTPEVICFSCELCSSSFSTEKDFFQHLAVHLRKNQTVHCVFRECDFSTNVFGTFASHRSRKHSAHSSNDFRAQIVHKYIDRSNSTDDIAEAHCSEAYECSRAHDCSGEYEPEELKEEEIELKLGHLLLKLESIYNVPSKCITEVVAELQVLSSVVSGPAIRKSVNSCLRKHNCVLDDLVVSDLVKQLSESNPISTALRSDGPLATTFKRREFFKKTFHVVEPVEYILDKKEGRTLQYVPILQSLSQILSLSDIQEKAFNSSYTSHEGRYESFHDGTHFKENPFLATENITLPLLLYIDDFEVCNPLGTSRKKHKITAVYWVLANIPPQFRATLKSIYLAVLCKATDVKKYGYEAVLEPLLKDLVQLEEEGLFIPALGKKIKGTIVSVVADNLGAHSIGGFVESFSGSHVCRFCLGALSEFQKKEVRAGSFRARTRQEHSLHVQTASENPTLTHCFGVKRQCPLTNKLQHFHVLSGYPPDLLHDLFEGIVPRELALCLNDLIKKKYFTLFQVNDLIRQFPYKWTDKTDSPQPVPLNFATRRSVGGNAHENWCLLRLLPLIIGFKVPESEPAWHLLMDLKDIVELVVSPVHTDETIRHLDIKIAEHRHRYLQVFPEAKLLPKHHFLEHYPQLIKAFGPLAALWTMRFEAKHSFFKRVVRHTSCFRNILLSLAVKHQFMLAYHFHGTDILKPALSVSNLSTVPVDVLKENIQEAVQRKFPGETCVQHMLLSKGDLSP; this comes from the exons ATGGGATGGATTTGCAAGATCTGTACCTATGCTGCCCCTGAAACAAATGAACTTTTGAGGCACTACAGGTTAAGGCACGACCACAGCGAATTTCTTCCCTGTTTACATGCTGATTGCCCCTGCTCCTTCAAAACATGGAATACCCTCAAATCACATTTGTCAAGGAAACATCCAACTAACAAGTCAACACCAGAAGTGATTTGTTTCAGTTGTGAACTTTGCAGTTCTAGTTTCTCAACTGAGAAGGATTTTTTCCAACATCTTGCAGTTCATCTTAGGAAAAATCAAACTGTGCACTGTGTCTTCAGAGAATGTGATTTTTCTACAAATGTGTTTGGAACCTTTGCATCACACAGATCCCGAAAACACTCAGCACATTCTTCAAATGACTTCCGAGCCCAAATTGTACACAAGTATATAGATCGGTCAAATAGTACAGATGATATTGCTGAAGCACATTGCTCTGAGGCGTACGAGTGTTCAAGAGCACATGACTGTTCAGGAGAATATGAACCTGAAGAattgaaagaagaagaaattgaACTGAAGTTGGGCCACCTTTTATTGAAATTAGAGAGCATTTACAATGTGCCAAGCAAGTGCATTACTGAAGTAGTAGCTGAGCTCCAGGTTTTATCTTCTGTGGTGTCAGGTCCTGCCATAAGAAAAAGTGTAAACTCATGTTTAAGGAAACATAACTGTGTGCTTGATGACTTAGTAGTCTCTGATTTAGTCAAACAGTTGAGTGAGTCAAACCCCATTAGCACAGCTTTAAGATCTGATGGTCCTCTAGCTACAACTTTCAAAAGACGGGAGTTCTTTAAGAAGACATTTCATGTAGTTGAGCCTGTTGAGTACATTCTTGACAAGAAGGAAGGTCGAACCTTGCAATATGTTCCCATTCTTCAGTCTTTGTCACAGATATTAAGCCTGAGTGACATACAGGAGAAAGCTTTCAACTCTTCATACACTTCTCACGAGGGCAGATATGAGTCATTTCATGATGGAACACATTTTAAAGAAAATCCATTTTTAGCCACTGAAAACATAACTCTTCCTCTACTTCTCTACATTGACGATTTCGAGGTGTGCAATCCCCTGGGAACATCCcgcaaaaaacataaaattacTGCAGTGTATTGGGTATTGGCAAATATTCCACCACAGTTTCGTGCTACACTGAAGTCAATTTATTTAGCTGTGCTTTGCAAGGCTACAGATGTGAAGAAGTACGGTTATGAGGCAGTGCTTGAGCCACTTTTAAAAGATCTTGTCCAGTTGGAAGAAGAAGGGCTCTTTATTCCTGCGcttggaaaaaaaattaaaggcaCAATAGTTAGTGTAGTAGCTGACAATTTAGGTGCCCATTCCATTGGTGGCTTTGTGGAAAGTTTTTCTGGATCTCATGTCTGCCGGTTTTGTTTGGGAGCGCTCTCCGAGTTTCAGAAGAAAGAAGTAAGAGCTGGATCCTTCCGAGCAAGAACAAGGCAGGAACATTCTCTTCATGTTCAAACAGCTTCAGAAAATCCCACTCTCACTCATTGCTTCGGTGTGAAAAGGCAGTGTCCCTTAACTAATAAATTAcaacattttcatgttttgtCAGGATATCCACCAGACTTGCTCCATGACCTGTTCGAGGGAATAGTGCCTCGGGAGTTGGCTCTGTGCCTAAATGATCTGATTAAGAAAAAATACTTCACTTTATTTCAAGTCAATGACCTCATCAGACAGTTCCCCTACAAGTGGACTGACAAAACTGACAGCCCACAGCCTGTCCCGCTGAACTTTGCCACCCGAAGGAGTGTGGGAGGAAACGCTCATGAAAACTGGTGCCTGTTGCGCCTGCTTCCTCTCATCATTGGTTTCAAAGTCCCAGAGAGCGAACCAGCATGGCATCTCCTAATGGATCTGAAAGACATCGTTGAACTAGTTGTTTCTCCAGTTCACACAGATGAAACAATTAGACACCTTGACATTAAAATAGCAGAGCACAGGCATAGATACCTTCAGGTTTTTCCAGAGGCAAAACTTCTGCCAAAGCACCATTTTCTAGAGCATTATCCCCAGCTCATCAAGGCCTTTGGACCGCTAGCAGCTCTGTGGACGATGCGCTTCGAAGCTAAGCACAGTTTCTTTAAGCGAGTCGTTCGACATACCAGCTGTTTTCGGAACATTTTACTATCTCTGGCTGTTAAACATCAGTTCATGCTGGCTTACCATTTTCATGGCACAGACATACTGAAACCTGCCCTCAGTGTCTCAAATCTGTCCACAGTGCCTGTGGATGTCCTCAAGGAAAACATACAGGAAGCAGTGCAAAGAAAATTTCCTGGAGAGACGTGTGTTCAG CATATGCTTTTGAGCAAAGGCGATTTGTCACCTTGA
- the LOC130381233 gene encoding V-set and transmembrane domain-containing protein 2-like protein, translating to MFTEVPRDVWALGGQDVEMACSFRGAGTPSYSLEIQWWYIRNRPDWTDSQPWSTNEVSPGEGLPKDATKISVVKVAGSNISHKLRLSSVRPRDEGTYECRVIDFSDAAGARHHRARAYLQVAPQGRARHDHDAGGGTGRSRPITDKVSMPGTKVTPRVTKTTVPMPGTRVSMPGTKVTPRDWVTGTSMPRIMVPIAGTRGPQARPQQQSQADGEPGAGPGGRDVLRDCLNEPRCVP from the exons ATGTTCACGGAGGTGCCCCGGGACGTGTGGGCCCTCGGGGGCCAGGACGTGGAGATGGCCTGCTCCTTCAGAGGGGCCGGGACCCCCTCCTACTCCCTGGAGATCCAGTGGTGGTACATCAGGAACCGCCCTGATTGGACGGACAGCCAGCCGTGGTCGACCAATGAG GTTTCTCCAGGAGAGGGACTGCCCAAGGATGCCACCAAGATAAGC GTGGTGAAGGTCGCCGGTAGCAACATCTCCCACAAGCTCCGCCTCTCGTCGGTGCGGCCGCGGGACGAGGGGACGTACGAGTGCCGCGTCATCGACTTCAGCGACGCGGCCGGCGCGCGCCACCACCGCGCCCGGGCCTACCTGCAGGTGGCGCCGCAGGGCCGCGCCCGCCACGACCACGACGCCGGCGG GGGCACGGGACGCAGCCGTCCAATCACGGACAAGGTCAGCATGCCCGGGACAAAGGTCACGCCCAGGGTCACCAAGACCACGGTCCCCATGCCCGGAACCAGGGTCAGCATGCCGGGGACAAAGGTCACGCCCCGGGACTGGGTCACCGGGACCAGCATGCCCAGGATCATGGTCCCCATAGCCGGGACCAGG gGACCCCAGGCCCGGCCCCAGCAGCAGAGTCAGGCGGACGGCGAGCCGGGCGCGGGACCCGGGGGACGGGACGTCCTGAGGGACTGCCTCAACGAGCCGCGCTGCGTACCCTAG